Below is a window of Plasmodium sp. gorilla clade G2 genome assembly, chromosome: 14 DNA.
ggaggaaataaaattaaaaaaaaaaaaaatatatatatatatattatatatatatataataaaataacgtCATTCAAATGggacatttaaaaaaaaattaattaaaataaaatggttgaattattataccaaataataataataataaaaaaaaaaaaaaaaaaaaaaaaaagggaaaatattacatgtcaaaataaaacataaagttcaatgaaattattatgtacatatttttatatagtaatttatttcatttcaaTAAACAACTGATGTTGTCGttactttaatttttttttactaattatatgtatatatataatatgtatgtatattttttaaaaaggaaattaaaataaaataattatatatatatatatatatatatatatatacatatatatatatatttatttatatttatatatttaatttattatttattttattttgcacgttataattttcttcccctgataaaaaaaaaattaaaattaaaattaaaaataaaaaaaatatcattaaccatattttattcatatatatttccctcttttcttttatttgtcttttattttatgcatTTTTATACAATGGCTTATAAtgtgtaaaaataattaattaattaattaaataattgaaaaaaaaaaaaaaaaaaaaaaaaaaaaaagatgggTAATGCTATCTATGCAAATAGCGCTTATTCATCTGAGGGATCTGAAATATTAAGTGAAAAGTTTTCAAAAGACAAACACAAATCAAAACAAataagaaatgaaaaatctatacataatatggaatatataaatgataaaaaatataaacaggatgaatatattttaaatgtatctaataaagaaaataaaaatatacaagatATGAATTATGAAAAGATTAATTCTGGaatgaaattaaaatgtgatatgaataaaactaatttatattatttaagtaaaaaaaagagaGTAAAAAGATTTAACCCTAGTACTTGTTTATTAcgtaattgtatatattatgttaattGTAAAATTAATGATAAATACTTTCCAATATTATTAGAGCTTAAAAATAACCCTAAATGTGCTATATATCTTATAGATGAATCTTGTAATGTTATTAAAGAGATTTTAATTAAAGATATCAAAACTATTGAAAGTTCAATTAATagtattgatatatttttaaaaataaatcctGAATATAGTATACaacaaaaatttaatttaatacgTTTTATTcttaaagataataatgataaaatatcatttattgataatataaaaatgatgtatGGTATTGATATTTTAGAATATGGCAcagtaaaatataataaaatcagCACTCAAGAATATGAAGAAATTTAtgtttatgaaaaaaatcttttaaataaagaaaacaaTCATAATTTAAAACATATCATGGATAATGTATCttataatgaatattataatatgtctGATCTTATCACAAAAGATGTAGATACAGATGAAACAAAAATCAatcaaattataaaaaatgttattcAATTaggtaataaatataatccaATAATTATTTTAGGAGATATGGAAGAAGGAAATATTATACGTGTCAAAGAAATAAATGCATTAACAGATCAGACTCATAATAGTAATTCTTCAAAAGACAAACAAATATCTTTTgaacaaaattataattcatatgatGATTTTACACTTGTTGAATGGTATTTATCTACAAAAATAggttcaaataaaaaatttagaaaAGAACCTATTTATTGTAGTAATAAGCTTTTATTGAAATCATTTATGATAggttattttataaaagtcAAATtgtcaaaaaatatttttataaaaaataaaaaaactttTGTTACTTCTATAAGCATAAAAGGACCGGTTactataaatgataatacagCAAAACACatattacattatttatCAAATGTAAATCATTctatacaaatatttttatcttcagatgatatatataatattttcttttcttctatTGACCccaaaattaatatattaggtctatttatattttacccCTGTAATTTATTTCTTATGCGATCAGGAATACGATTTGCTATCACATTAAATGGGAAAAGTTATTCTGTCGATTATTTATggaattctttttatatgacTAAGAaggatattttatttgaCAAATCTTCAGATTTTATACCTTCATATGAAGACATGCAGGATATCCATTTGTATTTCATAACATCTAGGTatcaataaaaaagaaaataacaaacatatatatgtgctcaaaattttatatatatttatttattatttattattttttaatatcattgTAGTACTAATGGAGAACCTTTAAAATCAATAATCCGAACAAATTCAactgatgaaaaaaattatatatattcagcagttttcttttataaacatcaaaaaaaaataagggtaaaaagaaattatatatgataatatgatgcgcactttttttttttttcccccctatattaacatatatcaaacatataaatgacaccttgatatatatatatgtatgtatattatttattttatttttattttattttttttcttttgtataGTCGTTGAATGAATTTTTAAGGGATTCTTTGTCTGgctcatataataatatcaaaaaacgattttctaatatttttatggaaATTAATGCAAAtgatataaacaaaatagaATCAGTgaattaatacaaataataaaaacaaaaaaaaaaaattataaaatatgatatgtatttatatgtataacatttttatatcttacaaaattaaaataatatgttgtattttttttttttttatttatacatttttaaatatagtgctgaatatataatataattcataattAATCCACAGTGTTATATAAacgctttttttttttttttttttttttttttctacatatatataaaaataaaggtatattttacatatattattatatatataatttaatctgtttgtaattattttatttaattttttttatatggaatttcttttttgtatatttatattttattttactattattttatttgttattttttttgccttttcaattttaaaaataatgacgttattttataattttttcataaatcccttatatatcatttgactacaaataataaatattttatgtcatatttatttttttttcatacatatatatatatatatatatatactaatagcctatatatttacaaaacgATTGAtgattaattaattaattgattgatttttttttttattttttctttatattatatatatataaaagtagaATATAGCAAAATatggaagaaaaaaagtactatgaaaatttgaaaaatttGACTCACGCAACCTTTTGCTTTGAGAATGAAGATCATACAttaggtaaaaaaaaaaaaaaaaaaaaaaaaaaaaaaatataaatatatttatatgttatgatattttgtttatatattaaacaccataatttgttaatattttacaaaatgaATGTTTTATctatttcatttaatttttcataatgTGAATTGAATCTTTTAAAGATACGTTATtgctatattattattgagagagtatatttttactatatttatatttcgatatttttatataatatggcTTATATGAAGTTAACTTTCATgcatacataatatatatatatatatatatatatatatatgtatatatgtatatatattttttttttatttttattttttcataatataggAAATTGTTTGCGGTGtattttattacaaaaaGAAGGCGTGGAATTTGCAGGATATACAGTGCCTCATCCAACACAACCTGAAATTAATGTTAGAATTCAGACAAcaggtaaaaaaaatgaaatattttaaaaaatgaaaacatgaaaaattataatgagattaaaaaattaaaagaaaaagaactGTTTATTGTATATGTAATGCATATGTTATTCTTGccctttatattttattttattatatttttttttttttttttttttaaggaaaACCAGCTGTAGACGTTTTAAAAGAATCGCTAGATGATTTAGGAAATATGTGTGATATAATGTTGAACAAATTTAATGATGCTTTAAAACAGTCATGATTTATTTAaacttatatttattttatactaCGTTAATGTTTCATTTTACATaatgacatatatatagtaaaatatttatttattatgtagttatttttttttgttgttgtttatatatatatatatatatatatatttatttatttatttatatatttattttttttttaagaaaaactcttaatttatataaaataccttattcatataataatgatactgttttaatatatatgtaccaaaatacatattttttatttcattaaatttttttttttttttattatttattttttttgttgtttattaagaattacaatatatattattataactttaatctttttatatatataaaaaaaatatatatatatatatatatattatatatatttatatttatcaaattATACTACTTCACTCTCCTATTTTAAATGCGGACACATAAAATGTTTACTTgaatatttatgaaaaaaaagaaaaaaaaaatttaaataaatatttacaatttgtaatattatttttatttggatcaaaataaatttttcttttctttttttatccaataaaaaggatattacctttggatatataaaaaaaaaatatatctataacaTAAAGATTGCTTTtttcaataaaataaaaaacagtAGCACACAATATGTATCCcccttttataatattatatatatatatatatatatatatatatataatatatttatatttatatttatttattatatataatacactttatgaaaaatgttttttacatatatatagacatataaaaattaaaaaaattaaagtggaaaattgaaaaaacttaataaaaaaatgtcaaaaattcataaaataaaattattttctcctcatattaatatataaaataaaaaaaaaaaaaaataaaaaaatgaaatgaataaaaaaggTGTACACAGTATATGCAATTATCGTACATAaatttaatgataaaaaatataaaaaaattgtgttaatatatttatttatttttaattttttttttgttatgcACGTAAATTAGTaattttcttataaatatttaataaaaaaaaaaataaaaaataatataataaaatattatatcaacATATGTATCattgtaaaatataatgaatataagtatatatttcactacacttaatatttattattctgttttattatattattatttatatttttcctttgaggatacaaaattttttttttctaaacttatattttattcaaaaaaaaaaaagaaagataaaaaatagaagaaaaaaaagttttGAAATTTTTATCTATTACATGTTTTCTATATTTCTCCACTTTGTAAGAGTTtgtgtaaaaaaaaagtttttttttccttttgatttttatatgttattataaaaacaaataaattaaaaaaaaaataataataataaaataattatctgttttattctatatattttcatacttataattttttttttttttttttatccttttcatattaaaataattaagtAACATAATgttgaattatataattgaaaagtttgatataaaattaaaatattattaacatgaatatatatatatatatatatatatatatgtatatatattatgctgatatatttttcacaTATGCTTTTGTAAATAATTGAAAAGAAGGAATacacataattatatatgcatatatatttttatgtagatttttttctttaattttttctttttgacgTTTTaagcataatatatatatatatttatttatttatgcaTATTTATTCTCCAATTAATTTCTTCTAacgtattattattaattcatatgatacctacaaaaaaaaaaaaattatggagGTAAATTAATGTGcttctatttattttatttttttttttttaacacttAATGAATAACCAATAAGTCCATTATTTAGAAGAATTTttaatgtttatttttaagtttgttataattcatatttttattaatttgttaaaatttatttttaaaattatattatatatatatatattttctgatatatatttttgtgtgtattcatttttgttgtacaatattttttattttttatttttttatttatataagctTATAAAATATTCGTTTAACTACAAAAGTTTACATTATAAGTAGACTGGTTAATgtgtattttataaatatatattaatatatatatatatatatatattttattaccaTTTGTGTTCATAACCTTTTTAAgcgaaatatatatattgcttttttatttgttggaaaaaaaaaaaaaaaaaaaaaaaaaaggcaaAGAAAAttcatttatcattttttttttttttttcatttgtttgCTAAAACTTGTTTGTAAAGATGGTTGAACTTAATAAATCTGACCAACAAAATATGTTAAATGAGCATCAGTTGTGTTTTGTAAAATTgcttataaataatttggtTGCTGGATCAGTGATAGGAAAACATGGTTCCATAATTTCCAGTATAGAAAGTAAAACAGGATGCAGTTTAAGATTATCACCGAATAATTCTTATTTTCCAAATACACAAGAGAGggttttaataatatgtggTAAGATAGATCAAATTAAGGATgctcttttaataatattagatAAGATTAAGGAAATTGCTAATCAACACTCTCCTGAAAAACAAGATATGATTAATGAACCTGAAAAATATACATGTAGAATTGTAGTACCCAAATCTTCAGTAAGTGCTATTATTGGAAAAGGTGGACAACAGATAAAACAATTACAAGACTCCACAGGATCAAAAATACAAATTTCAAATAGAGAAGATGGATTAAATGAAAGAATTATAACAATAACAGGTTCTTTTGAATCCATAAGAGACAGTACATTACAGATTGCAAATTCTATACAAAAGGATCCAAATTTAAAAGACTtattaaatgttatatataataatgattcaaataattataattcaaGAAACAATaatcataattttattaaccATTTACCATTAAATGGTTATGTTTACCCACAAAGACATAATCTATATCAAAATGAACAATATGTTGATATGAATACAATCAACTCCTTAATGAGACATAGTACAGATTTATTTAATCTACCCTGTGAAATCGCTATACAAATACCAGATGAATTCATTGGGGTAGTTATAGGGAAAAATGGATCGAGACTTTcaaatattatgaacagtACAGGTGCACAAATTAAAATAAGTCGAAAAGGTGAACTAGTACCAGGTACTACTAATCGAAATGTTCGAATAATAGGAACTGTTGCAGCTGTACATGCAGCacatgttttattattacaaagaTTGGAATCGGCATATTTGCAATTAAGAAATATTCAAATTAAATGtgatacataaaaaataaaatataataaaataaaataaaataaaaatattgggggaaataataagtatatataaatatatacatatatagatatatttgtcattatatatttatattatattattattttccccCACAACACATATTTAATAACAATTAATTATACtttctttatttctttatttctttatttctttatttctttatttctttatttatttatttatttatttattttttttttatttttttttttattaaaagctatttaatttcatatacataaaataaatgtatgattcttaatatatataaaaattttgtttattcattttatataaacaaaaaataaatatatttttatttatatatgtttcatataacaaatatattatcctttttttataatttaaagaaTAGTTATTTTGAACGTAATAAACAATTctattatacataaaaaaaaaaaaaaatatatgaatttattaACTCATTATTCAAATTTTATTTACCCTGCTcggtaaataaataatattgcttaatcatattattatatatttatatgattccttttttattttccttatatgtattttgaaaaaaaggaaatgtttttattattgataaaaataaaacatgttatataatgatatattattataaaattctttttatttatttttacaataaaaaaaaaaaaaaaaaaaaaaaaaaaaagaattttaaaagttaaaattgaaaaataattatatagttggaatatgttattattcatttttaaggtataatattaatttagaGTAttacttaattttttttttttttttttcccgtTATATAAGCACCAGTAGAATCTATTATGGAAAAGAATTTCttccaattttttttttttttttttttttttttttttttttttatatcattttaataatagtaCTACATTTCCATAAAGTTTCATATTTAAAAGGGAtacacaaatataaaaaatatatacattgttgtatttttataaatatactaatgacatataaaatatgccttatttttttttttaaatgttataaataaatatatatatatatattaatatatatttatatatattatatattttaatattttttattattttgatttaaatttacatatatatataaccctattataattatatataatatatattatatatatttatatatatataagtgtaTTAAAAACTGCTTATGTTCTTAACAAAATGTAtgttatacttttttttcttatgtaatatttttaatattttataaatattatatatataggtttTTCTATgttcttattatattatccctatatatgtttattataatataatcataaGTTATAaggtaaataatattttactatatgtatatttaatataaagtccttaagataatataaaaaataagtacCATATTATGGTAATCATTTTactaatataataaaaatataatatatatataatacttttatttattactatttttttttttattaacatataatatgtaaaaaaatcaatcatttataataataaatatatatatatatataacctaAGAAATAAATTCAGCATAAATTgcacattatataatataaaatatattatataataaaaaaagccctttttttttctttttcttattttttttttttttattttattttttttttcttttgtgttttttcttttttttttatgaataaaatatatatatatatatatatattatatatatccctttaaaaaaaaaaaaataaggaaaaaatctttcttctttattttcattttatattaatttaataaatttttatatatttattatgactttttttatatggtattttatataaaaataataagtgtatggtatatatatatataatatatcttttttattctttcttAAACTATTTCTTCTTCTATCATAAAATTTAAGAGAGTTTcttctatataatattatttacatattattcttatttttttgcatttaaaattttgttctttttttttccttaaatatatatatatatatataattttttatgaactcatattatatatgtttttattataacttatgttcttatatatatatatatatacatatgttaaaaatataattctcctatgtatttttaattttaaaccttttatttataacacGTAAGTACCTTACCATgaagtataaataaaaaaataataataataaaataaatacgaATAACgtagagaaaaaaataaaaaaataaaaaactacaaaataataattatatatattttatatgtatacaaaGTAGTatgtaaaatttttttcattacttatataaaattatgtatatttattttattacgttcatcttacatatatatataaagatatattcaTCTCTTGTCATTAAGaaggatatatattttaatatataagttgaaaatatataaaataaaaaagtggGGTAGTGTGGAAAAagggaaaatattatatacaaaaggAGAATttgttcattatataaataaataaataaatatatatatatatatattaacatacatatattaaataaaagaaaatatatttttttatacatatataatataaataccaTATTACATCATTTCACCTTATTCTTCCTattaagagaaaaaaaaaaaaaaaaaaaaaaaaaaaaaaaaaaaatggatgtaaaaaatttaagAAGTGAATATATTCTAGAAGAGGAAAATAACGTTTTTGAAGattataaatcatatataagTGATAGTGTTGAAAATAAAAGCATcgattttaaaaatgatttatCTTCAAGTTATAGCAAAAATGTTAACGAAGAATATGATGAAGAGGAGGAAGAAGCAGAAAGAGAATTTAAGGTGaatgaatatgaaaataaaaatgaagataaaaaagaagaaaaaataaatgatacaaCCAATGAACaatgtgataatataaaagtggataaaaaaaaaacaactaatttaataaatttaaatggGGAAGAAAATAAGTtacaagaagaaaaatttaatgatgataaaaataaaataaataaaaatacaacagttaataaaatattagaagatttagatgataaaaattattcaataaaagaaaaaatgaaagaagaTCCTTGTTATGTTCCTAAAGAATCtggatattttttacatGATAATAGATTTGAAAATAATGAGAAAAAgctatatgataaaaaagcacaaaaatataaaaatcagTATTCAGAAGAAAAAAGATGGAAAcatgatttattttatgattataaatatgatgaatatgTAAAAAGGGATAATAAAAAccataataaaacatatcataattataataataataataataaatattatctatccaaaaataaacatgataacaataaaaaaaatgattataatttttcatataaaaattataaagaacgttattattatgataaaggTAAtagaataaaacaaaataattctATGACCtattataaacattataatgatataagaACAAAACTAGAAATTAAAAGAGAAACAAATATTAagaatgaaaatgataataaaaaagaaaaagataatttTATTACTATGGATAATAAAACCAATAATAATACACAAAAGAAGAAAGATATGAAGGAAacgttattaaaaaaaaatgacgaTCCTcagaatgaaaaaattacaGAAAAAgggaatgaaaataaaagtacACCTAACaacaaagaaaaacaaataattttaaatggGGATATAGTaatcgaaaaaaaaaaagaggaagaacatgagaatataaaaaacggAGAAGagaaatgtataaaaaataatttaatacatgaacaggaagaaaaaaatataaatgatgtatcaaataaaaatatggaagtcaatataaaagatgtatcaaataaaaaagatgaacaaaaaaaaaatgaagattcAAATAAACATCTTACAAatgataaaacaaaaaaattgttaaacgagaaaaataaagaagaagatatatataaaaataataacaaagataataataaaaattttgtgAACTCATATAAAtctcaaaattattataataataattccttaaatgataaatatacatCACATAAATTTGATGGTACTagatttgtatatttaaaagatgaACCCAATCATTCTAAtaaattgttatataataaattcactttgaaaaaacattatacatatgaagataattataataacaaaaaaaaattgtactCATATAATACTTTTGACGGATCAGAACAAACAAGAAGGAAAGGATATTCaattaacaaaaataaagaaagttCAAAAAATTTGGACTATAAAAGAATACATGCtagagaaaataatattaccaATAATTAtgcaaataaaaattatagtaGATCAAATAAACTTTATGGAACAACTGCACATAATGACACAAAGAAATATAGGTCTTCATCGAGAAATTAtagaaatgataaatatatcttaagaaaggaaaattataaaaaggaatataataataatttatatgatgaaGAGGATAATAGAAGTGataaatatagaaatgaTCGTGGTGTAAGGGATAGAAAAAAAGATTTTAGAAATGTAGATAGAGAAAAGgtacatatatacaaaagTGAAGACAAAAATGAAcagaaaaaagaagataaatATGATCGTAAGAAGGATGATAAATATGATCGTAAGAAGGATGATAAATATGATCGTAAGAAGGAAGATAAATATGATCGTAAGAAGGAAGATAAATATGATCGCAAGAAGGATGATAAATATGATCGCAAGAAGGAAGATAAATATGATCGTAAGAAGGAAGATAAATATGATCGCAAGAAGGATGATAAATACGATCGTAAGAAGGAAGATAAATATGATCGTAAGAAGGATGATAAATATGATCGTAAGAAGGAAGATAAATATGATCGCAAGAAGGATGATAAATATGATCGTAAGAAGGATGATAAATATGATCGTAAGAAGGACtataaatatgattataaaaagGACGATAAATATGAACGTAAAGTAGAAgatattaatgaaaataaagtaGATGatgtaaatgaaaataaagtagatgatattaatgaaaataaagtagaagatataaatgaaagtaaaatagaagatataaatgaaaataaaatagaagatataaatgaaagtaaaatagaagatataaataaaataaaagatacaaataaacataaaGTAGAAGATAGAAATGAACCTGATATAGACCATAAAAAAGAACTTAAAAATGAacgaagaaaagaaaatattgatGAACAGAAAAACGAAAATAGAAAtggatataaaataaaaaataaccaTTATAACAAAAAGGATAGTGATAGTAGTATAGTTATGAagaaaggaaatatatacaatacaCGGTATAACAGATATACGGAAAACATTTCAGAGAAAGAAAaagttgaaaaaaataatagaaatgAATTAGATAAATATAGCAATTCTAGAAACACATCAAAGAAATATCTGAACAAATCAAAAGATAACTATTtccaaaataataaatatgtaaagaATAATACAGATATATCTAAAAATATCAAAACTCTTAAAAACACTAaggaaaattattataatgaaggGGATGAAaagaagaataatataatcgGAACACATGagaaagataataaaaatttaaatgatgTAAGTGATTCTAATGTtcgtaataatataaataagaaaaatgaaaaaaataatataaaaattggtaatatgaataaagcatgttataataatgatgttaATAATACAGATAAAATGGgaaatattaacaataaGGAAAACATTGACATtatggataataataaaaatggtgataataaaaatattaataaggaTTCTATGAAAGAGAAAAGctataatg
It encodes the following:
- a CDS encoding RNA-binding protein Nova-1, putative — translated: MVELNKSDQQNMLNEHQLCFVKLLINNLVAGSVIGKHGSIISSIESKTGCSLRLSPNNSYFPNTQERVLIICGKIDQIKDALLIILDKIKEIANQHSPEKQDMINEPEKYTCRIVVPKSSVSAIIGKGGQQIKQLQDSTGSKIQISNREDGLNERIITITGSFESIRDSTLQIANSIQKDPNLKDLLNVIYNNDSNNYNSRNNNHNFINHLPLNGYVYPQRHNLYQNEQYVDMNTINSLMRHSTDLFNLPCEIAIQIPDEFIGVVIGKNGSRLSNIMNSTGAQIKISRKGELVPGTTNRNVRIIGTVAAVHAAHVLLLQRLESAYLQLRNIQIKCDT
- a CDS encoding DNA-directed RNA polymerase I/III subunit, putative; the encoded protein is MEEKKYYENLKNLTHATFCFENEDHTLGNCLRCILLQKEGVEFAGYTVPHPTQPEINVRIQTTGKPAVDVLKESLDDLGNMCDIMLNKFNDALKQS